The following DNA comes from Janthinobacterium sp. TB1-E2.
TGTTTGCAAAAGATCACACCCTCGCCAACGTCGATCCTGAATTGTTCGCCGTCATTCAAAAAGAGAACACGCGCCAGCACGATCATATCGAACTGATCGCGTCGGAGAACTACACGTCGCCAGCCGTAATGGAAGCGCAAGGCTCGCAGCTGACGAATAAGTACGCCGAAGGCTATCCAGGCAAGCGCTACTACGGCGGCTGCGAATACGTCGACGTGGCCGAGCAACTGGCCATCGACCGTGTCAAGCAGCTGTTCGGCGCCGAATGCGCGAACGTGCAGCCGAACTCCGGCTCGCAAGCGAACCAGGGCGTGTTCTTTGCCATGTTGAAACCAGGCGACCTGATCATGGGTATGTCGCTGGCCGAAGGCGGCCACCTGACCCACGGCATGCCGCTGAACATGTCCGGCAAATGGTTTGACGTCGTCTCCTACGGTTTGACGGCGGAAGAAGACATCGACTACGAGGCAATGGAGCGCCTGGCCCGCGAACGCAAGCCGAAGCTGATCATCGCCGGCGCGTCCGCGTTCTCGAAAAAGATCGACTTCGAACGCTTCAGCAAGATCGCCAAGGAAGTTGGCGCCTACTTCATGGTCGACATGGCCCACTACGCCGGCCTGATCGCCGCCGGCCTGTACCCGAACCCGGTGCCGTTCGCCGACTTCGTCACCTCGACCACGCACAAATCGTTGCGCGGCCCGCGCGGCGGCATCATCCTGATGAAGGCCGAACACGAAAAAGCCATCAACTCGG
Coding sequences within:
- the glyA gene encoding serine hydroxymethyltransferase: MFAKDHTLANVDPELFAVIQKENTRQHDHIELIASENYTSPAVMEAQGSQLTNKYAEGYPGKRYYGGCEYVDVAEQLAIDRVKQLFGAECANVQPNSGSQANQGVFFAMLKPGDLIMGMSLAEGGHLTHGMPLNMSGKWFDVVSYGLTAEEDIDYEAMERLARERKPKLIIAGASAFSKKIDFERFSKIAKEVGAYFMVDMAHYAGLIAAGLYPNPVPFADFVTSTTHKSLRGPRGGIILMKAEHEKAINSAIFPGIQGGPLMHVIAGKAVAFKEALSPEFVEYQKQVIKNADVLAKTLIKRGLRIVSGGTESHVMLVDLRAKNLTGKEAEAILGSAHITCNKNGIPNDPQKPFVTSGIRLGSPAMTTRGFKEAQAEEVGNLIADVLDNPHDAATIERVKAAVKVLADAHPVYAA